From Candidatus Diapherotrites archaeon:
TTCAAGGATTTATAAGGGGGAGAAAATTTGACTCTACGGTTAGCGAAAGCGAAAGTCAAGTTTGAAGTTGTAAAGCCATGGGATGCGGGGATCGACGTTTTCTTGGGCGAGGCGGGAGGGGAGATGTTCATAGTGATGGCGAAGCGAATCGGAGAGAGGGGCGTTGTAATAGGTAACCAGAAGAGTATCGCCAACCACTCGTACATCGCCTTCCAGGCCGGTAAAAAGGCTGCGGGCGAGATGGGGAGCATCCCAGGAAGCCACGGGAGTCCCCAAGCGTTGGCGAAATTGATGAATGACGGTCTGAGCCAGGAGGGCGCAGGTCATCTGCCCGTAGCGAATGTGCAGATTATAGGTTCCGGCCCGTTTCCATCCGAGGGCTTGATGGGCGTTGAAGAACTCTTCGATATGCCAGCGATCCGGATAGTCTTCGACGAGCAATTGCAGTTCATCGCAATCCTGGGTGGAGAGAAAGCCGTGGAATTGATATTCGCTCGGTTTTTCCCCGCAGCGCTGCACGATCTGAGTCAACGGTATATCCGGCGCTTTGGCGAAATGAAACGGGAGTTTGGCGGTGGCGAGTCCGGCCCACCGCGCGGTAAAGGCCTCGGGGGGAAGGCGGCGCATATCCCGTTGGAAGGCGCGTCGGTCGGGAATGGGGGTGATGAGGATAAAAGGCGTGCGTTCCTTCACGAACCGGAAGAGTTCGATGGAGAAATGTTCTTTATCAGCCAGAAGAAAAATGGGGTGGGAAGGAGAGGGAAAGATCGCCATGACGAGAGCAAGGAGATCGAACGCGCCTTGGGCGGCGGTTTTGGAAGAGGAACCGATGGTCATGGCGACGGGTTGGCAGGTATCGATGTCCAGACAGAAGAAGGTTTGCAAGGTTTTGACGGAGGCGTCCGCGGGCGCATGACGATGCTGACGAACATGGCGTTGGGTATGACTTTCCAGGTGATGCGGATCGATCGCCAAGGCGCGCCCCGGAAAATGGCCGCTGGCTCGGCGAAGGCGTCCCAACAGGATTTGAACCTGCTGAGCCTGCTCCACCGTATGCGCATGGAGCAGGTCGTGCACGGCTTGATCGCT
This genomic window contains:
- a CDS encoding transposase translates to MRQLLADKVSDTHVGLWLLVPEHLRLGTWDILAGWTRQAPETVHPRLALQLVHEAALCATGLRESRNLTHRGFALLNGLPFLASDQAVHDLLHAHTVEQAQQVQILLGRLRRASGHFPGRALAIDPHHLESHTQRHVRQHRHAPADASVKTLQTFFCLDIDTCQPVAMTIGSSSKTAAQGAFDLLALVMAIFPSPSHPIFLLADKEHFSIELFRFVKERTPFILITPIPDRRAFQRDMRRLPPEAFTARWAGLATAKLPFHFAKAPDIPLTQIVQRCGEKPSEYQFHGFLSTQDCDELQLLVEDYPDRWHIEEFFNAHQALGWKRAGTYNLHIRYGQMTCALLAQTVIHQFRQRLGTPVASWDAPHLARSLFTGLEGDVRVVGDTLLVTYYNAPLSDSLRHHYEHLPSRLAQENVDPRIPWLYNFKLDFRFR